CCGCCGAGGAACTGGCTCCGGCAGCGGTGTCTGTGCCCCCTGTGCCGATGCCCGCCGCCGTGCCGATGCCGGAAGTGCAGCCTGCCGCATCCCCGGTGGCAGCTCAGGCCGACGTGGCTCAGCCGCCTGCTCAGCCCGCCGCGGGCTTTGGACTGGGCGGCTTCCTGTCGCGCCTGTACCGCAAGCCCGCCGAATCTGCCGTGCCGCCAGTGGCAGCCCAGGCGACGCCTCAGCCTGCCGCCCCGGTGTCTGCCCCCGTCCCAGAGCCGATGATCGGAGTGGCGCACACCGAAACCCCCGCCGAACTGGTTCCGGCAGCCGTGTCCATGCCCATCGAAGTGGACGCCGCCGAAACCGAAGTGGTCGAACTCGATCAGGGTCAGCCTGCGGCGGAGCATGTGCCTGCTGCCGTCAGCAGCGACCTGGGCAGCTTCGTGCCCGACTCGGCAGTTCCGGTGGTCGAAGCCCCGTCTGTCGTCGTTGCCGCCGCGCCTGTGGCTGCCCCGGTGGTCGCGCCGCCTGTTCCCGCCGCGCCCGTCCTGCCTGCCGCTCAGGCAACGTCGGTGCCAGCAGCAGCCTCCGCCTTCGCGGGCGTGTCGCTGCGCCTGAATGCCAATGTGGCGGCGCTGATGACGGCGCAGTCTCAGCTCTCGGACGCACTGGGTCAGGACGTTCCGCTGAGCCTGCTGGTGGGCCGCGCCGCTGCCCGCAGCCTGGGTACGCTGGGTCTGTCCGGCGGCGCAGGTGTCACTCTTGCCGACGCTTCCGGTCAGGCACTGGCTGCCGATCTGTCGGGCGACTTCCGCACGTCGCTGGGCGCGTTGTCGCAGCGCAGCGGAGCCGCTCAGGGCCTGCTGGTGCTGGACGCCGCCGAACTGGGTCTGGACGAACTGCACGTCGGAGAGCGCAGCCTGAGTGTGGGCCGCAGCGAGGATGGCCGCGCCGTGTTGAGTCTGCGCGGCGATATGGATGCCCGTCGTGGGGCCAGCTTCCTGCATGAAGTGGCGGCGTTGCTGGAGACGCCGATTAAGCTGCTGTTCTAAGGTGAATGGGGGAGGGGGCCGCTCTGGTTGGGCGGCCTTCTTCTTTTTTGGGTTTTTTTGGCGGTTGGTTGGGAGGTAGGAGGCTGCTTAATTTCCCCACCCCCCAGCCCCCTACCCCAACGGGGCAGGGGGAGCTAAAAGAGCGTCAAGCGCTGTCGCCGTTGGGAAGCGGCGTGTTCTTGCTTCGCCCGTGGCAACGTTGCATCTTGTTGCAGCTAACGCCGTCACCGCGCTGACTCGCTCCAGTTGGCTCGGTTGCTCATTCCAGGCAAGTTGCCAACTTCGCCCCACACCGCCGCGACTCAATGCGCCCAAGGCGGTGCGGCGTCCGTGTGAAAGAGCTTCCAGACTTCGCCCCAGATCGTTTATTTTTTGTCAGAGCAGCACAAGCTCTGGCTTTTTGATGCTGTTAAAGCGGCCTATGCGGGAATGACAGGGCAGACAAAAAAAATGACTGACCAAGGGATGTGGGCGATTAAGGCCGCGCCCATGCAGAGCTTTGACGGCGCTAAATTGGGCACTTCTGGGGCAGAAACGAAGCGGCCTTACGCCGATCGTGGCGAAATAGCGAACAAGATCAAACGTTGCAACGGGCGAAGCAAGAGCACGCCGCTTCCAGACGGCGACAGCGCTTGACGCTCTGTTCGCTCCCCCCTGTCCCTCGGATAGGGGGGCTGGGGGGGTAGGCAACCAAAGTAGCATCCGACCTCCCAACCCGCCAATCCAACCTCAAGCCAGCGCCCGCTCCAACTCATCCAGCAGATCCACCACATCCTCGATCCCCACCGAAAACCGCAGCAGCCCCGGCGTAATCCCCAGCCGCCGTTTGTCGGCGTCCGGCAGCGCCCGGTGGCTGGTGCTCCACGGGTGCGACAGCGTGCTCATCACGTCGGCCAGGCTGGGAGCCAGCGGAATCCGTCCGGCCAGCCGCTTCACGAATTCGTCGGCGTCGTCCACTTCCAGCGCCATCATGCCGCCGAAGCCGTCGGGGTACAGATCCTGGGCCAGCAGAAACTGTGGGTGGCTTTCCAGACCGGGGTGATACACGCGCCGCACACGCGGATGGTTCTGCAACACGTCGGCGATGGCCTGCGCGTTGCCGCTGTGGGCACGCATCCGCAGGCCCAGCGTTTTGAGGCCCTGAAGCGTCATCCAGGCGTCAAATGCGCTGATGGTGCCGCCCAGCCGCAGCAGAACACGCCGGGCCTGCGACATCAGATCGGCCCGCCCGATGACTGCGCCGCCGAATGCGGTGCTGTGCCCGCTCAGGTACTTGGCGAGCGAGTGCGTGACGATATCTGCGCCGTGCTGCGCGGGCCGGAAGACGGCAGGCCCGGTAAAGGTGCTGTCCACGCTCAGCAGTGCGCCGCGTGCGTGGGCCAGCTCGGCCAGCTTCGGCACGTCGGTCACGGTCAGGAGCGGGTTGGTCAGGTTCTCGACGTGCAGCAGTTTCGTGTTCGGGCGGAAGGCCGCTGCCACCGCGTCCAGATCGAGCGCGTCCACGAAACTGACTTCGATGCCCAGCCGGGGCAGTTCGTCGCGCAGCAGGGCGTAGGTCACGCCGTACACCCGCTCGTCGGTGATGATGTGATCACCCGCCGACAGCACGCCCAGAAACGCCGCGCTGATGGCTGCCATGCCGCTGGCAGCGCACACGGCGGCCTCGCAGCCCTCCAGCTCGGCCAGGGCGCGTTCCAGCGTGCTGGCGTTGGGCGTGCCGTTGCGGTAATAGAAATAGGCGTCCTGCTGGCCTGCCATGCCCGCTTCCAGGCTGTCCAGATCGGGAAAACTGTACACCGTGCTCTGATAGATCGGTTCGATCAGCGAGGTGCTGGCTGTCGGGCGGGCGTGCTCTCCGGCCCTCACGGCAAGGGTGGTCAGCGAGGGCGTGGGCTGCTGGTTGGACGGATCGGCGGGCGTCATGCGGGCAGAATAGAGCGTCGGGCCGACTGTGCGCCCAGGGCACGTTTGTTTCGCTAAGCTGAGGGGCGTGAATGAACGTGACCTCCCCCCAGCCGAACGCCTGAAGCTGGTCAACGAGCGCAGCGTGGGCCACCTGCCCGGCCTGATCGGCATCGTCTTTACCGAGATGACGCCCGAAGTGATCCGCGCCGAACTGACGATCCGCCCTGAGCTGCTGGCTCCCAACGGCTTTCTGCACGCCGCGACCGTTATCGCGCTGGCCGATACCGCCTGTGGCTACGGCTGCCGTCTGCTGCTGCCAGAGTCGGCGGTGGGCTTCACCACCATCGAACTCAAGTCCAATTTTCTGGGAACGGCGCTGGCGGGCACCATCACCTGCGAGGCCAAGCCCATTCACACGGGCCGCACCACCCAGGTCTGGGACGCCGAAGTCAGGAGCGCCGAGGGCAAGCGCATGGCCCTATTTCGCTGCACGCAGGCGGTGCTGTACGGCAAGGAGAAGGGGAAGGCGTGATGGGTGATGCGTGATGAGACGCTGAAGGCGTGCCAGAGCAGTTCTAGTCCAGAATCTGACCTCACGGAAGGCATTCGATGACGCATCCCTCATCACGCATCCCTCATCACGGTTTTCCCGACCCGCTGACCCGCAGCATCGCCCAGGGCTATGCGGGCGGCTCCTTCCTGATGGACAACGGCGACGGCCTCCAGTGGTACACCGTGCGCGTGCGGGCGTTGGTGCCGCTGGGCGACGCCCTGCATATTCCCGGCAGTCTGAAGAAGCACTTAAGCCGCTTCGAGACGGCCATCGATACCGATTTTGCGGGCGTGCTGGCGGGCTGCCGCGACCGCGAGGAAACCTGGATCAGCGACGAGCTGGCCGAGCTGTACCTGCATCTGCACCGCACCGGGCTGGCCCACAGCTTCGAAACGTATCAGGGCGGGCGACTGGCGGGCGGGGTGCTGGGGCTGGTGCTCGGCGGGGCCTTCATCGGGGAAACCATGTTCCACAGCGTCACGCACGGCTCGAAGGTGGCGCTGGTGCGGCTGTCGCAACACCTGACCCAGCGCGGCTTCGCGTTTCTGGACGCCCAGATTCAGAATCCGCATCTGGCCCGCTTCGGCACCTACGAGGTGAGTGGGAAAGTGTACCGGGCGCTGCTGAAAGAGGCGCTGGGGAGGGAGGTGAGTCTCACTCCATGATTCTTCCCAAGGTCCGCGATCCCCGGTTCATCACCCTCCGGCGGGGAGGAACCCTCACAGACGCCGATCACCGACTGCTGGCGCTGTGGGCGGCCACCTGCGCCGAGCACGTGCTGGAGCTGTTCGAGGCCGTGCAGCCCTTAGACCCCCGGCCCCGGCAGGCCATCCAGCAGATTCGGGCATGGACGCGGGGCGAGATCACCATGACCCAGTCGCGGGCAGCAGGCGGGCATGCGATGGCGGCGGCAAGGGTGCTGAGCGGAGCGGCCCGGCACGCGGCATATGCTGCCGGACAGGCGGCGGTGGTGGCGCATGTGGCAGCCCACGAACTCGGTGCGGCAGCCTACGCGATCAAGGCCGTGCGGGCGGCGGCTCCCGAAGGTGAGGGCGAGCTTGCCGGGCGGCTGGAGTGTCGCTGGCAGCGCGAGCAGTTACCCGGTCAGATCCGCGAACTCGTGCTGGAAGATCAGCAGCTCAGAAACGGCATCTGCTGGTCGGTCTTCAGTGATTGACAGCCCGCATCTGGCGGGGTTCGGCACATATGCGGTGAGCGGGAAGATGTACCGGGCGCTGCCGAAAGAGGCGCTGGGGCGGGAGGTGAGCCTGCTGGACTTAGGGTGAAGCCGTCCGAGAGACTCAGAACGGGGGAGGCGCGATGACGGTTCCGCTATCGGACATCCAGGAACCGTCGGGATTGACTTTCATCGGCACCAGCGTGCCTGTCACTGGTATCACGGCTGGTCGAGAGGTGCGTATCAGCAACACGGCGAAATCCATGCCGCATTTTCCGAATTTCTGCTGCGACGAAACCACGAATCCTTTGGGCACCGGGCTATTTGGACAGACCCAGAAAGGCCCTTTCTGAAGATCGGCTTTGGTGACGATCCAGCCAGGAAATGCGTAGCTGTTGGTGCGGCACTTTTTCGCGGATGGGTCTCGCGCAACGATTATCCAGTTGGGGAGCAGCCGCGCCGCCAGATCGTTGGAAACATCGCAGACCTCCAGACCTTTGCTCAGGGAAGCGAACCGAAACTCGGTTCCTCCCTGTCCGACACAGCCTGCTCGTACTTCTGTGACGACATATGATGTTGGAATGGTGGTAGAGCTGCACGAAGCGCTTACACTCAGCCCACCTGCTATCAGGAAGAGGAGCATAGTCCACTGTATCCCTCACTGCTTCATCGTGTTTCCCAAATGTCGTGTTGGGTGTGAGTCTGATCTATTCTTCCCTCTTCCCTCAATCCTCAATCCGTCCTCAACCTGCCACCGACTCAGACAAATTACCTCCCAGCCCTGGTGTACGGAGTACGCTAAGGTCATGACTGCTCCCGCTGCCACGCCCGCCGCCCCCGGCGCTGCCCAACCGCAAGTTTTCCGCGTGCTGATCTGCGACGAGATGAACCCAGGCAACCTGGAACATGCGGGCTATGACATCGAGTACGTGGCGAACATGCCCCGCGAGGACATCCTGCGCCGCCTGCCGGAATTCGACGCCCTGATTACCCGCAGCCGCACCAAAGTCGACCGTGAACTGATCGACGCGGCGGGCGAGCGTCTGAAGGTCATCGGGCGCGGTGGCGTGGGCGTGGATAATATCGACCTCGATTACGCCTCGCTGCGTGGTCTGCTGGTGCTGAACGCGCCCGAGAGCAACAACGTCTCGGCGGCAGAGCTGGCGATCATGCACCTGATGGCGGCGGCGCGTGGCCTGACCCGCAGCGACAGCAAGACCCGTGCGGGCGTGTGGGACCGTAAATTCCTGGGACTGGAACTGAAAGACCGCACGCTGGGCATCGTGGGGCTGGGGCGCATCGGCAGCATCGTGGCGAGCCGCGCTCAGGGCCTGCGAATGAATGTGGTGGCCTTCGATCCCTACGTGCCCGACAGCAAGTTCGAGCGGCTGGACGTGCGGCGGGCTGCCACGCTCGACGACCTGCTGACCAGCGTAGATTTCATCACGGTGCATACGCCCCTGACCGACGAGACACGCGGCATGATCGGAGCGGCGGAACTGGCGAAACTGCGAAAAGGCGCGATTGCCGTCAACGCGGCACGCGGGGGCATCATCGAAGAGCAGGCGCTGGTCGATGCGCTGTCTTCCGGGCATCTGTTCGCGGCGGGCATCGACGTGTTCGTAGACGAGCCGCCGACTGCCGATCACATCTTTCTGCATGCCCCCAATCTGGGCATCACGGCGCACCTGGGAGCCAACACCGTCGAGGCGCAGGAGCGGGTGGGTGCAGAGATCGTCGAGCGCGTGCTGGCAGCGCTGAAGGGTGACGTGAGCAAGGGCGCGGTGAACGCCCCGGCTCTCGATGCCAAGACGATGGAAGCGCTGGGCGGCTACCTCGATCTCGGTTCCAAACTGGGCAAGATTCTGGCGCAACTGCTGCCGGGCGCGAGTGAGCTGGAGGTCAGCTTCCTGGGCGAATTTCCCGCCGATCCCACGCCCGTCCTGACCAGCCTGCTGATCGGGTATCTGGGGAACAGCACCGACGAGCACCCCAACATGATCAACGCCCGCGCTCTGGCCCGCGAGCGCGGTCTGAGCGTGGCGACCCGCGAGCAGCCGGAAAGCCCCGATTACACCACCGAGGTGATCGTGAAAGCCACCCTGAAAGGCGCAGAGCGTGACCGCATCCGCACGGTGGGCGGCACGGTGTTCGGCAAGAGCGCGAGGCTCACGCGCCTGCGCGACTTCCGCGTCGAGCTGCAACCAGAGGGCTACATCCTGATCGCGTCCAACCAGGACAAGCCGGGCGCGGTGGCAAAACTGTCGAACCTGCTGGGCACCTGGGGCATCAACATCGCGGGCATGGCGCTGGGACGCGCCCAGAAGGGTGGTGAGGCGCTCTTCACGCTCACGCTCGACGAGGGCCTGAGTGCCGAACAGCTTCAGGCGGTGCGCGATCTGGATGTGATCGACTCGGCGTATCTGGTGCGGGTGTAACCCCTCACGGCGTTATTTCAGCCCGTTCATGGCGGCGTCGAGCTGAGCGGCGTACTTCGCGTACAGTTTCTTGGTCACGTTCGCCGTCACCAGCAGCGTCTTCTGACCCTCCCGCGTCACGCGCAGATGGTTGTAGATCGGCGTATCCAGCCCGTCTACCCAGAACTGTAAATCGATCCACTCGCGCCCGGCAGATTTGACGATGCCGCGCTTCACCCAGCGAAAGCCCGGTGTGGCGCTGATCGAACGTTCCAGACCGGCCTGCACCGGAGCCAGATCTCCGGCGGGAAGGGCGGTGTCGCGCAGGGCAAAGGCGATGTTCACTTCCCAGTGCGGGCCGGGCGTCGAATACACGGCGGTTGGTGGCAGGCCGCCGCGTGAATATTTGCTGTCGATGACGCTTTTGGGCATCGGCACGAAGCCAGCGGGAACGTCGATGCTGACGCTCGTTCCCGGCACGGTCACGCGGGCGGCGTGTGCCGGGAAGCACAGCAGCAGAGCCAGTAGGGAAAGAACGCGGGTCGCAAGGGGCATGCCTGATTGTGGCGGGCACGCTGCCGGGCTGTGTGATGGCAGGACGTACCCGCCTTCATGACCGGGGATGCTATGCAATTCGCCGCCTTGGTCGCTGGAACCCGTCAGAATACAGGCATGAACGATGCCTACCTGCCGCTGAACCGCCCCCGCCTGATCGCGCCCGGCCCGGTCGAAGTCGAACCTCGCGTGCTACTGGAACTCGCGCAGCCGCAGATGCACCACCGCGCCCCAGAGGGCCGGGCCAAGCTGCTGGAAGCCCGCGAAAAGCTGGCGCGGCTGCTGGGCGATCCTTATGAAGCCGTGATCGTGACCGGCAGCGGCACGGCGGCCTTCGAGGGAGCGCTGGTCAGTACGGTGCCGGAGGGCGCGAAGGTGGTCAATGCCTCGGCAGGCAAGTTCTCGGAGCGTTGGGGCGAGATGGCGGCGCGGCTCGGCTATGACGTGGTGAAGGTCGAGCGGCCCTGGGGCGAACTGCTGGACGCCGATGAGATCGCGCAGGCGTGCCGGGGCGCGGCGGCCTTGACCATCACGCATTCGGAAACCAGCACCGGGGCGCTGCACGACCTCGAAGCGATTGCGAAGGCGGCGCGGGCTGTCAGCCCCGATCTGATCATCATTGCCGACTGCGTGACCAGCTACGGCGTGGCCGAGTTGCGCCCTGCCGCCTGGGGAATCGACGTGATCGTGTCGGGCAGCCAGAAGGGCACCGCCACCCCGCCGGGGCTGGGCTTCGTGCTGTTCAGCCCACAGGTGCAGGCGCGGCTGATTGCGGGCACGCGCCGGGGTTTTTACCTCGATCTGGAACGAGAGCTGAAGGGCCAGATGAAAGGCGATACCCCGCAGACGCCCGCCATCAACCTGATCTATGCCCTGAGCACCGCGCTCGACCGCATTCTGAGCGTGCCGCTGGAAGTGCTGTGGGCCGAGCAGAAGCGCAAGTGCGACGCGCTGGTGGCGGCTGGAACGGCGCTGGGCGCACCGGCATGGGCGGCACGTACCTCGCCCGCTGTGGCGGTGCTGCGGCCCCCGGCGGGCATCGGGGGCAAGGCCGTTGCTGCGAGGCTCGCCGAGATGGGGCAACGGGCGCTGCCGGGCCAGGCACCGCATGAAGATACGGTGTTCCGCCTCTCCACGATGGGATACGCCGACCGCTACGACGCCCTGTCCATCGCTGGGATTCTGGAAGATGCGTTCGGGGCGTTGGGCGTGCCCTTCGAGCGCGGCGTGGGCGTGGCAGCGGCCTGGGCCGCCCTGAAAGACTGACGCCGGACACAAACAGCCAGCGGGTGCCCCGGAAGTGAAGTCTCAGGGCACCCGCTGTCAGCTTGCTGGTCAGATCGAGCGGGGCTTTTTCAGGGCCTCACGGTACTCAGCCACGGTGGTCTGAGACGAGCACTGGCTGGGGTGAACGTGCAGGATGCGCCGCCAGGCTTTGGGCTGCTGATCGTCCACGATGAGCTGCGGCTTGGGCAGGAATGCCACGAAGCACTGCGCTACGCCGCACACCTCGGCGCACTGGCGGGCGTAGTCTGCGCCCAGCGAACTCCAGCAGTACAGCGCCGCGCCCTGCTTGTACAGCGCCTTGACCTGCTTGATGACGGCAGGAATAGGAATCTGCCGGGTGCCGTAATGGCGCAGCAGCGTTTCATCGACATCGACGTAGACCGAGAGCGGCTGTCCGGGCGTGGGCGTCAGACAGGCATGGGCGATCAGGGCCGGTTCGGTTTCCTCGACCGCCGTAAGGGCTTGCTCGGGTTCCGCCTGCTCGTGGAGCGACTCGGACTCAGTGGGGCGCGGCTGAGCCGTGACAGGGAAAGCACTCATGCCCCTAATGTACCGCGCCGGGTGTACAACATTCTGACTGAACTCACCGATCTGAACAGCATAAAGAGCTGCACGCTGTTCAGGACGGCGTTTGGGTCGGGTGGCTCAGGTGCCGGGTGCGCTGTTACAGCGGCGGGAACACACCCGGCCTCGGCGTCACGTTCAGTCGAGCTGAGGCATGCAGGCCGTGACCGCTGGATCGACGCCCTGGGCAAAACGCTCGAAGTTCTGGCGGAAGAGGCCGCTGAGGTGGCGGGCAGTCTGGGCATACTGCTGCGCGTCGGCCCAGGCGTCCTGCGGGTTCAGGACTTCCGGGGGCACGCCCTCCACCTGTGTGGGAATACTCAGCCCGAAGAAGGCTTCCTGCTGGAAGGGCACGATCTCCAGCTCTCCGCTCAGGGCGGCGTGAATCAGGCGGCGGGTGTGGGCGATGCTCATGCGGCGGCCCTCGCCGTATCTGCCGCCCGTCCAGCCGGTATTGACCAGCCAGACCTTCGCGCCGCTCGCCTGCACCTTCTGGGCCAGCAACCTCGCGTACTCGCCGGGGTGCCGGGGCATGAAGGGTGCGCCAAAACAAGTCGAGAAGGTCGGTTCGGGCAGCGCCACGCCCTGTTCGGTGCCGGGAATCT
Above is a window of Deinococcus ruber DNA encoding:
- a CDS encoding E3 binding domain-containing protein: MDSISPLAKILAEANGIDWRNIPGSGDSGTIVEQDILNYLSRIMSGDEEPPATPVDEAPPGWTGQMPPMPVMGSAGLQALSAAGVESDITEFVAQHSDVKVEPVLNGVHAAPVMEAAPVAELPRQPEMPAALPEDDASSENEDFELEEVETEVPEVVEVPAVAAEELAPAAVSVPPVPMPAAVPMPEVQPAASPVAAQADVAQPPAQPAAGFGLGGFLSRLYRKPAESAVPPVAAQATPQPAAPVSAPVPEPMIGVAHTETPAELVPAAVSMPIEVDAAETEVVELDQGQPAAEHVPAAVSSDLGSFVPDSAVPVVEAPSVVVAAAPVAAPVVAPPVPAAPVLPAAQATSVPAAASAFAGVSLRLNANVAALMTAQSQLSDALGQDVPLSLLVGRAAARSLGTLGLSGGAGVTLADASGQALAADLSGDFRTSLGALSQRSGAAQGLLVLDAAELGLDELHVGERSLSVGRSEDGRAVLSLRGDMDARRGASFLHEVAALLETPIKLLF
- a CDS encoding trans-sulfuration enzyme family protein, whose amino-acid sequence is MTPADPSNQQPTPSLTTLAVRAGEHARPTASTSLIEPIYQSTVYSFPDLDSLEAGMAGQQDAYFYYRNGTPNASTLERALAELEGCEAAVCAASGMAAISAAFLGVLSAGDHIITDERVYGVTYALLRDELPRLGIEVSFVDALDLDAVAAAFRPNTKLLHVENLTNPLLTVTDVPKLAELAHARGALLSVDSTFTGPAVFRPAQHGADIVTHSLAKYLSGHSTAFGGAVIGRADLMSQARRVLLRLGGTISAFDAWMTLQGLKTLGLRMRAHSGNAQAIADVLQNHPRVRRVYHPGLESHPQFLLAQDLYPDGFGGMMALEVDDADEFVKRLAGRIPLAPSLADVMSTLSHPWSTSHRALPDADKRRLGITPGLLRFSVGIEDVVDLLDELERALA
- a CDS encoding PaaI family thioesterase translates to MNERDLPPAERLKLVNERSVGHLPGLIGIVFTEMTPEVIRAELTIRPELLAPNGFLHAATVIALADTACGYGCRLLLPESAVGFTTIELKSNFLGTALAGTITCEAKPIHTGRTTQVWDAEVRSAEGKRMALFRCTQAVLYGKEKGKA
- the aat gene encoding leucyl/phenylalanyl-tRNA--protein transferase codes for the protein MTHPSSRIPHHGFPDPLTRSIAQGYAGGSFLMDNGDGLQWYTVRVRALVPLGDALHIPGSLKKHLSRFETAIDTDFAGVLAGCRDREETWISDELAELYLHLHRTGLAHSFETYQGGRLAGGVLGLVLGGAFIGETMFHSVTHGSKVALVRLSQHLTQRGFAFLDAQIQNPHLARFGTYEVSGKVYRALLKEALGREVSLTP
- a CDS encoding putative immunity protein, with amino-acid sequence MILPKVRDPRFITLRRGGTLTDADHRLLALWAATCAEHVLELFEAVQPLDPRPRQAIQQIRAWTRGEITMTQSRAAGGHAMAAARVLSGAARHAAYAAGQAAVVAHVAAHELGAAAYAIKAVRAAAPEGEGELAGRLECRWQREQLPGQIRELVLEDQQLRNGICWSVFSD
- the serA gene encoding phosphoglycerate dehydrogenase, with product MTAPAATPAAPGAAQPQVFRVLICDEMNPGNLEHAGYDIEYVANMPREDILRRLPEFDALITRSRTKVDRELIDAAGERLKVIGRGGVGVDNIDLDYASLRGLLVLNAPESNNVSAAELAIMHLMAAARGLTRSDSKTRAGVWDRKFLGLELKDRTLGIVGLGRIGSIVASRAQGLRMNVVAFDPYVPDSKFERLDVRRAATLDDLLTSVDFITVHTPLTDETRGMIGAAELAKLRKGAIAVNAARGGIIEEQALVDALSSGHLFAAGIDVFVDEPPTADHIFLHAPNLGITAHLGANTVEAQERVGAEIVERVLAALKGDVSKGAVNAPALDAKTMEALGGYLDLGSKLGKILAQLLPGASELEVSFLGEFPADPTPVLTSLLIGYLGNSTDEHPNMINARALARERGLSVATREQPESPDYTTEVIVKATLKGAERDRIRTVGGTVFGKSARLTRLRDFRVELQPEGYILIASNQDKPGAVAKLSNLLGTWGINIAGMALGRAQKGGEALFTLTLDEGLSAEQLQAVRDLDVIDSAYLVRV
- a CDS encoding aminotransferase class V-fold PLP-dependent enzyme, translating into MNDAYLPLNRPRLIAPGPVEVEPRVLLELAQPQMHHRAPEGRAKLLEAREKLARLLGDPYEAVIVTGSGTAAFEGALVSTVPEGAKVVNASAGKFSERWGEMAARLGYDVVKVERPWGELLDADEIAQACRGAAALTITHSETSTGALHDLEAIAKAARAVSPDLIIIADCVTSYGVAELRPAAWGIDVIVSGSQKGTATPPGLGFVLFSPQVQARLIAGTRRGFYLDLERELKGQMKGDTPQTPAINLIYALSTALDRILSVPLEVLWAEQKRKCDALVAAGTALGAPAWAARTSPAVAVLRPPAGIGGKAVAARLAEMGQRALPGQAPHEDTVFRLSTMGYADRYDALSIAGILEDAFGALGVPFERGVGVAAAWAALKD